One window of Canis lupus baileyi chromosome 21, mCanLup2.hap1, whole genome shotgun sequence genomic DNA carries:
- the SPTBN2 gene encoding spectrin beta chain, non-erythrocytic 2 isoform X1 translates to MSSTLSPTDFDSLEIQGQYSDINNRWDLPDSDWDNDSSSARLFERSRIKALADEREAVQKKTFTKWVNSHLARVTCRVGDLYSDLRDGRNLLRLLEVLSGETLPKPTKGRMRIHCLENVDKALQFLKEQKVHLENMGSHDIVDGNHRLTLGLVWTIILRFQIQDISVETEDNKEKKSAKDALLLWCQMKTAGYPNVNVHNFTTSWRDGLAFNAIVHKHRPDLLDFESLKKCNAHYNLQNAFNLAEKELGLTKLLDPEDVNVDQPDEKSIITYVATYYHYFSKMKALAVEGKRIGKVLDHAMEAERLVEKYESLASELLQWIEQTIVTLNDRQLANSLSGVQNQLQSFNSYRTVEKPPKFTEKGNLEVLLFTIQSKLRANNQKVYTPREGRLISDINKAWERLEKAEHERELALRTELIRQEKLEQLAARFDRKAAMRETWLSENQRLVSQDNFGLELAAVEAAVRKHEAIETDIVAYSGRVQAVDAVAAELAAERYHDIKRIAARQHNVARLWDFLRQMVAARRERLLLNLELQKVFQDLLYLMDWMEEMKGRLQSQDLGKHLAGVEDLLQLHELVEADIAVQAERVRAVSASALRFCDPGKEYKPCDPQLVTERVASLEQSYEALCELAAARRARLEESRRLWRFLWEVGEAEAWVREQQHLLASAETGRDLTGVLRLLNKHTALRGEMSGRQGPLKLTLEQGQQLVAEGHPGARQAATRMAELQAQWERLEALAEERAQRLAQAASLYQFQADANDMEAWLVDALRLVSSPELGHDEFSTQALARQHRALEEEIRSHRPALDALRDQAVALPAALSRTPEVQGRVPSLERHYKELQARAGERARALEAALALYTMLSEAGACGLWVEEKEQWLNGLALPERLEDLEVVQQRFETLEPEMNALAARITAVNDIAEQLLKASPPGKDSIVNTQKQLNHRWQQFRTLADGKKAALMSALSIQNYHLECTETQAWMREKTKVIESTQGLGNDLAGVLALQRKLAGTERDLEAIAARVGELTREANALATGHPAQASAINARLGEVQAGWEDLRATMRRREESLGEARRLQDFLRSLDDFQAWLGRTQTSVASEEGPATLPEAEALLAQHAALRGEVERARGEYSRLRALGEEVTRDQADPQCLFLRQRLEALGTGWEELGRMWESRQGRLAQAHGFQGFLRDARQAEGVLSSQEYVLSHTEMPGTLQAADAAIKKLEDFMSTMDANGERIRGLLEAGRQLVSEGNIHAEKIQEKADSIERRHKKNQEAVQQLLGRLRDNREQQHFLQDCHELKLWIDEKMLTAQDVSYDEARNLHTKWQKHQAFMAELAANKDWLDKVDKEGRELTLEKPELKALVSEKLEDLHKRWDRLESTTQAKARSLFDANRAELFAQSCSALESWLESLQAQLHSDDYGKDLTSVNILLKKQQMLEREMAVREKEVEAIQAQATALAQEDQGAGEVERTSRAVEEKFRALCQPMKERCQRLQASREQHQFHRDVEDEILWVTERLPMASSMEHGKDLPSVQLLMKKNQTLQKEIQGHEPRIADLTERQRAVGAAAAGPELAELQEMWKHLSRELELRGKRLEEALRAQQFYRDAAEAEAWMGEQELHMMGQEKAKDELSAQAEVKKHQVLEQALADYAQTIHQLAVSSQDMIDHNHPESTRISIRQAQVDKLYASLKELAGERRERLQEHLRLCQLRRELDDLEQWIQEREVVAASHELGQDYEHVTMLRDKFREFSRDTSTIGQERVDGANALANGLIAGGHAARATVAEWKDSLNEAWADLLELLDTRGQVLAAAHELQRFLHGARQALARVQHKQQQLPDGTGRDLNAAEALQRRHCAFEHDIQALSAQVQQVQDDGHRLQKAYAGDKAEEIGRHMQAVAEAWTQLQGSSAARRQLLLDTTDKFRFFKAVRELMLWMDGVNLQMDAQERPRDVSSADLVIKNHQGIKAEIEARADRFSSCIDMGQGLLARSHYAAEEISEKLSQLQARRQETADKWQEKMDWLQLVLEVLVFGRDAGMAEAWLCSQEPLVRSAELGCTVDEVESLIKRHEAFQKSAVAWEERFSALEKLTALEEQEQERKRKKEEEERRKQPPAPEPTARQPEGDLVDSQTAPDATWDRTHPRPPAPTQQASVNGVCTDAESPQPLLEQQRLEQSSFPEGPGSGTGDEANGPRGEKQTRTRGPAPPVMPQSRSSESARVATLPPRGPELSAQEQMEGMLCRKQEMEAFGKKAANRSWQNVYCVLRRGSLGFYKDSKAASMGVPYHGEVPVSLARAQGSVAFDYRKRKHVFKLGLQDGKEYLFQAKDEAEMSSWLRVVNAAIATASSASGEPEEPAVPSATRGMTRAMTMPPVSPVGAEGPVVLRSKDGREREREKRFSFFKKSK, encoded by the exons ATGAGCAGCACCCTGTCACCCACAGACTTCGACAGCTTGGAGATCCAGGGCCAGTACAGCGACATCAACAACCGCTGGGACCTGCCTGACTCGGACTGGGACAATGACAGCAGCTCAGCCCGCCTCTTTGAGAGGTCTCGAATTAAGGCCCTGGCAG ATGAGCGGGAAGCCGTGCAGAAGAAAACCTTCACCAAGTGGGTGAACTCGCACCTGGCCCGGGTGACATGCCGGGTGGGAGACCTGTACAGCGACCTCCGGGATGGACGTAACCTCCTGAGGCTCCTCGAGGTGCTCTCGGGAGAGACACTG CCAAAGCCCACAAAAGGCCGCATGCGGATCCACTGCCTGGAGAATGTGGACAAGGCTCTGCAGTTCCTGAAGGAGCAGAAAGTACACTTGGAAAATATGGGCTCCCATGACATCGTGGACGGAAACCACCGTCTGACCCTTGGGCTGGTCTGGACCATCATCCTTCGATTCCAG ATCCAAGACATCAGTGTGGAAACAGAAGACAACAAGGAGAAGAAGTCAGCCAAGGATGCCCTACTGCTGTGGTGCCAGATGAAGACCGCAGG GTATCCCAATGTCAACGTGCACAACTTCACCACCAGCTGGAGAGATGGGCTGGCCTTTAATGCCATTGTGCATAAGCACCG GCCAGATCTGCTGGATTTTGAATCGCTGAAGAAGTGCAACGCACACTACAATCTGCAAAACGCTTTCAATCTGGCTGAGAAGGAGCTGGGGCTCACGAAGCTGCTGGATCCTGAAG ATGTGAATGTGGACCAACCAGATGAGAAATCAATCATTACTTATGTGGCTACTTATTATCACTACTTCTCCAAGATGAAGGCCCTGGCTGTGGAAGGCAAAAGGATTGGCAAG GTGCTGGACCATGCCATGGAGGCAGAGCGCCTAGTGGAAAAGTATGAGTCCCTGGCCTCAGAGCTGTTGCAGTGGATTGAGCAAACAATTGTGACCCTCAATGACCGGCAGCTGGCCAACTCTCTGAGCGGGGTCCAGAACCAGCTGCAGTCCTTCAATTCCTATCGCACGGTAGAGAAGCCACCCAA GTTCACTGAGAAGGGGAACTTGGAAGTTCTGCTCTTCACCATCCAGAGCAAACTGCGAGCCAACAATCAGAAGGTCTACACACCTCGCGAGGGCCGGCTCATCTCTGACATCAACAAG GCTTGGGAGCGGCTGGAGAAAGCTGAGCATGAGCGCGAGCTGGCCCTGCGCACCGAGCTGATCCGCCAGGAGAAGCTGGAGCAGCTGGCCGCCCGCTTCGACCGCAAAGCCGCCATGCGGGAGACCTGGCTGAGCGAGAACCAGCGCCTTGTGTCCCAG GACAACTTTGGGCTGGAACTGGCAGCCGTCGAGGCAGCAGTGCGGAAGCACGAGGCCATCGAGACGGACATCGTGGCCTACAGCGGCCGGGTGCAAGCCGTGGATGCAGTGGCCGCAGAGCTGGCCGCCGAGCGCTACCATGACATCAAGCGCATTGCGGCACGCCAGCACAACGTGGCGCGGCTCTGGGACTTCCTGCGGCAGATGGTGGCAGCCCGGCGGGAGCGGCTCCTCCTCAACCTGGAGCTGCAGAAGGTGTTTCAGGACCTGCTCTACCTCATGGACTGGATGGAAGAGATGAAG GGCCGGCTGCAGTCTCAGGACCTGGGCAAGCATCTGGCTGGAGTGGAGGACCTGCTTCAGCTGCACGAGCTGGTAGAAGCAGACATCGCTGTGCAGGCTGAGAGGGTGCGGGCTGTCAGTGCCTCTGCGCTGCGCTTCTGTGACCCAGGGAAAG AGTACAAACCATGTGACCCGCAGCTGGTGACAGAGCGGGTGGCTTCCCTGGAGCAGAGCTATGAGGCACTGTGTGAGTTAGCAGCAGCCCGACGGGCCCGTTTGGAGGAGTCCCGGCGCCTCTGGCGGTTCCTCTGGGAGGTGGGTGAGGCCGAGGCCTGGGTTCGGGAGCAGCAGCATCTGCTGGCTTCAGCAGAAACTGGCCGGGACCTGACTGGCGTCCTCCGCCTGCTCAACAAACACACAGCCCTGCGGGGTGAGATGAGCGGCCGCCAGGGGCCCTTGAAGCTTACGCTGGAACAGGGCCAGCAGTTAGTCGCAGAGGGCCATCCGGGAGCCCGCCAGGCTGCCACCCGCATGGCTGAGCTGCAGGCCCAGTGGGAGCGGCTGGAGGCTCTGGCAGAGGAGCGCGCCCAGCGGCTTGCCCAGGCCGCCAGTCTCTACCAGTTCCAGGCAGATGCCAACGACATGGAGGCCTGGCTGGTGGACGCACTGCGCCTCGTGTCCAGCCCCGAGCTGGGGCATGATGAGTTCTCCACACAGGCCCTGGCCCGACAGCATCGGGCCCTGGAGGAGGAGATCCGAAGCCACCGGCCAGCCCTGGATGCCCTGCGGGATCAGGCTGTGGCCCTGCCTGCTGCACTGAGCCGCACACCAGAGGTGCAGGGCCGGGTGCCTAGCCTGGAGCGGCACTATAAGGAGCTGCAGGCCCGGGCAGGCGAACGAGCACGGGCCCTGGAAGCAGCCCTGGCCCTCTACACCATGCTCAGCGAGGCAGGGGCCTGTGGGCTGTGGGTGGAGGAGAAGGAGCAGTGGCTTAATGGGCTGGCCCTGCCTGAGCGCCTGGAAGACCTGGAGGTGGTGCAGCAAAG GTTCGAGACCCTGGAGCCTGAGATGAACGCCCTCGCAGCACGGATTACTGCTGTAAATGACATTGCAGAGCAGTTGCTGAAAGCCAGCCCCCCGGGCAAGGACAGCATTGTCAATACCCAGAAGCAGCTCAACCacag GTGGCAGCAGTTTCGGACCCTGGCAGACGGCAAGAAGGCAGCCCTGATGTCAGCCCTGAGCATCCAGAACTACCACTTAGAGTGCACAGAGACCCAGGCCTGGATGAGAGAGAAGACCAAGGTCATCGAGtccacccagggcctgggcaACGACCTAGCTGGGGTGCTGGCACTGCAGCGGAAGCTGGCCGGCACCGAGAGGGACCTGGAGGCCATCGCCGCCCGGGTGGGCGAGCTGACTCGAGAGGCAAATGCCCTGGCCACTGGCCACCCTGCCCAAGCCTCTGCCATCAATGCCCGGCTTGGAGAGGTACAAGCTGGCTGGGAAGACCTACGGGCCACCATGCGACGCCGAGAAGAGTCACTGGGTGAGGCGCGGCGGCTGCAGGACTTCCTGCGCAGCTTAGATGACTTCCAGGCATGGCTCGGTCGCACGCAGACCTCTGTGGCCTCTGAAGAAGGGCCAGCCACCCTGCCTGAGGCAGAGGCCCTCCTGGCCCAACATGCAGCCCTGCGGGGAGAGGTGGAGCGGGCCCGGGGCGAGTACAGCCGGCTGCGGGCCCTGGGTGAGGAGGTGACCCGGGACCAGGCTGATCCGCAGTGCCTCTTCCTAAGGCAGCGACTCGAAGCCCTGGGAACCGGCTGGGAGGAGCTGGGCCGCATGTGGGAGAGCCGGCAAGGCCGGCTGGCCCAGGCCCACGGCTTCCAAGGCTTCCTGCGGGATGCTCGCCAGGCCGAGGGCGTGCTCAGCAGCCAG GAATATGTTTTGTCCCACACGGAGATGCCGGGGACACTCCAAGCTGCTGATGCCGCCATAAAAAAACTGGAAGATTTCATGAGCACCATGGATGCCAATGGAGAGCGGATCCGCGGCCTGCTGGAGGCTGGACGCCAGCTGGTGTCTGAGGGCAACATCCATGCCGAGAAGATCCAGGAGAAGGCCGACTCCATTGAGAGGAG ACACAAGAAGAATCAAGAAGCAGTGCAGCAGCTTTTGGGCCGTCTTCGGGACAACCGCGAGCAGCAACATTTCCTACAAGACTGTCACGAG CTGAAGCTCTGGATTGATGAGAAGATGCTGACAGCCCAGGATGTGTCCTACGATGAAGCCCGCAACCTGCACACGAAGTGGCAGAAGCACCAGGCGTTCATGGCTGAGCTGGCCGCCAACAAAGACTGGTTGGATAAGGTAGATAAG GAGGGGCGGGAACTGACCCTTGAGAAGCCTGAGCTGAAAGCCCTGGTGTCCGAGAAGCTAGAGGACCTCCACAAGCGCTGGGACAGGCTGGAGAGCACCACTCAAGCCAAGGCCCGCAGCCTCTTCGATGCCAACCGAGCCGAGCTGTTTGCCCAGAGCTGCTCAGCCCTGGAGAGCTGGCTGGAGAGCCTGCAGGCCCAGCTACACTCTGACGACTATGGCAAGGACCTCACCAGTGTCAACATCCTGCTCAAGAAGCAACAG ATGCTGGAACGGGAAATGGCTGTGCgagagaaggaggtggaggcTATCCAGGCCCAGGCGACAGCACTGGCCCAGGAGGACCAGGGTGCGGGGGAGGTGGAGAGGACCTCCAGGGCTGTGGAGGAGAAGTTCCGAGCCCTGTGCCAGCCCATGAAGGAGCGCTGTCAGCGCCTACAAGCCTCTCGCGAGCAGCACCAGTTCCACCGGGATGTGGAGGATGAGATT TTGTGGGTGACAGAGCGGCTACCCATGGCTAGCTCCATGGAACATGGCAAGGACCTGCCCAGTGTCCAGCTTCTCATGAAGAAAAACCAG ACCCTGCAGAAGGAGATACAGGGCCATGAGCCTCGGATCGCAGACCTAACAGAGCGGCAGCGTGCTGTGGGCGCGGCAGCGGCAGGCCCGGAGCTGGCTGAGCTCCAAGAGATGTGGAAACACCTGAGCCGTGAGCTGGAGCTTCGAGGCAAGCGGCTGGAGGAGGCCCTGCGGGCCCAGCAGTTCTACCGCGATGCCGCCGAGGCGGAGGCCTGGATGGGCGAGCAGGAGTTACACATGATGGGCCAGGAGAAAGCCAAG GATGAGCTCAGCGCCCAAGCAGAGGTAAAGAAGCATCAGGTGCTGGAGCAAGCCCTGGCTGACTATGCTCAGACCATCCACCAGCTGGCAGTCAGCAGCCAAGACATGATTGACCACAACCACCCAGAGAG cACACGGATTTCGATCCGCCAAGCCCAAGTGGACAAGCTATATGCCAGCCTCAAAGAGCTGGCTGGAGAGCGGCGGGAGCGCCTGCAGGAGCACCTGCGGCTGTGCCAGCTCCGACGCGAGCTAGACGACCTGGAGCAGTGGATCCAGGAGCGTGAGGTGGTGGCAGCATCCCATGAGCTGGGCCAGGACTACGAGCACGTGACC ATGCTCCGGGACAAATTCCGAGAGTTTTCCCGGGACACGAGTACCATCGGTCAGGAGCGCGTGGATGGTGCCAACGCCCTGGCCAACGGTCTCATTGCTGGGGGCCATGCCGCCCGGGCCACTGTGGCTGAATGGAAGGACAGTCTCAATGAGGCCTGGGCAGATCTGCTTGAGCTGCTAGACACTCGGGGTCAGGTGCTGGCAGCAGCACATGAGCTGCAGCGCTTCCTGCACGGGGCCCGCCAAGCCCTGGCACGGGTGCAGCACAAACAGCAGCAACTTCCAGACGGGACCGGCAGGGACCTCAACGCGGCCGAAGCCCTGCAGCGCCGACACTGCGCCTTCGAGCACGACATCCAGGCCCTCAGTGCCCAG GTCCAGCAGGTACAGGATGATGGCCACCGACTCCAGAAGGCCTATGCTGGAGACAAGGCTGAGGAGATCGGCCGCCACATGCAGGCTGTGGCCGAGGCCTGGACCCAGCTTCAAGGAAGCTCTGCTGCCCGCCGCCAGCTGCTACTGGACACCACGGACAAGTTCCGCTTCTTCAAGGCTGTTCGGGAGCTGATGCTGTGGATGGATGGGGTGAACCTGCAGATGGATGCTCAGGAGCGGCCCCG GGATGTGTCCTCCGCAGACCTGGTCATCAAGAATCATCAAGGCATCAAGGCAGAGATAGAGGCCAGGGCCGACCGCTTCTCCTCATGCATCGACATGGGGCAGGGGCTGCTTGCCAGGAGCCACTATGCAGCTGAGGAG ATCTCAGAGAAGCTGTCTCAGCTGCAGGCCCGGCGCCAGGAGACAGCAGACAAGTGGCAGGAAAAGATGGACTGGCTCCAGCTTG TTTTGGAAGTGCTTGTATTTGGGAGAGACGCAGGTATGGCAGAGGCCTGGCTGTGCAGCCAAGAGCCACTGGTGCGAAGTGCTGAGCTGGGTTGCACAGTCGATGAAGTTGAGAGCCTCATCAAGCGGCATGAGGCCTTCCAGAAGTCAGCAGTGGCCTGGGAGGAGCGTTTCAGCGCACTGGAGAAGCTCACAGCG ctggaggagcaggagcaagaacggaaaagaaagaaggaggaggaagaacgGAGGAAACAGCCCCCTGCTCCAGAGCCCACAGCCCGTCAGCCTGAAGGGGACCTGGTGGACAGCCAGACAGCTCCTGATGCCACCTGGGACAG AACCCACCCCCGGCCACCAGCACCCACGCAGCAGGCCAGTGTTAATGGAGTCTGCACAGATGCCGAGTCCCCACAG CCCCTGCTGGAACAACAGAGACTTGAGCAGAGCAGCTTCCCAGAAGGACCT GGGTCTGGCACAGGAGACGAGGCCAATGGGCCAcgaggagagaagcagacccgGACGCGGGGCCCAGCCCCTCCTGTGATGCCCCAGAGCAGGTCCTCCGAGTCAGCCCGTGTTGCCACTTTGCCCCCCCGAGGCCCTGAGCTCTCAGCCCAGGAGCAGATGGAGGGGATGCTGTGTCGCAAACAGGAGATGGAGGCCTTTGGCAAGAAAGCTGCCAACAG GTCTTGGCAAAATGTGTACTGCGTCCTGCGGCGTGGGAGCCTCGGCTTTTATAAGGACTCAAAGGCAGCCAGCATGGGAGTGCCATACCACGGAGAGGTGCCTGTCAGCCTGGCCAGGGCTCAAGGCAGCGTCGCCTTTGATTATCGAAAGCGCAAACATGTCTTCAAGCTGGG CTTACAGGatggaaaagaatatttattccaGGCCAAGGATGAG GCAGAGATGAGCTCATGGCTGCGGGTGGTGAATGCTGCCATTGCCACCGCGTCCTCTGCCTCTGGAGAGCCTGAAGAGCCAGCGGTGCCCAGTGCCACACGGGGCATGACCCGGGCCATGACCATGCCCCCAGTATCACCGGTCGGGGCTGAGGGGCCTGTTGTACTTCGCAGCAAGGATGgcagagaacgagagagagaaaaACGCTTCAGCTTTTTCAAGAAGAGCAAGTAG